One stretch of Hemibagrus wyckioides isolate EC202008001 linkage group LG01, SWU_Hwy_1.0, whole genome shotgun sequence DNA includes these proteins:
- the fbxo43 gene encoding F-box only protein 43 has product MECAGWVQKLHNHQSCYVTHSHSEDMRPSGQERVHFSLMDTPMENVSSSRRPGRERHYLSHPQWCETPKLTKKSVSLRRRLLSSKSVTDTKTSVSGTPSRMDPYGVSGSLDVLLGGPLSYSTLRSDEVATFCMKRRLVFSQAVTSTLEDGWDGMSPSLSEPDLDESIISGLLPSKTPETPRGQDGFRTPVTRLAANLSESLSVLSTPSHTPLSGLDVSEDSGFGSLRLDGSEDGGDDSSFQEGVPRVTLGRDRRRSKLERQRRLSTLREGSQSDEEVKGQRVNGQGLKLDEDVFAQTPPLRKTQRDLSLTPALQAMEALSLSFTVSRDLEQPIGARLNLSHNLEEPITAHLLLSHLIGRRMGLGKMDVLTELHVRNLHHVLSSILQLLSAKDIHTCTEVCDSWSDIILQDRKANRRRRNYEQEQHHALEMGRAARVMDAETRLALVCRSALSSVQAQAKTPRARAHTPATGGVRAHTPATGGARAHTPPSTKRQQFLQVAKTLFSDECLRPCPRCEHPARCHSVKAEGVCSWSECVFHFCTSCLRAYHGSADCTRLPNLHTRRKGRSQLLPGSAQSKHNIKRL; this is encoded by the exons ATGGAGTGTGCAGGCTGGGTTCAGAAACTCCACAATCACCAGAGCTGTTacgtcacacactcacacagtgaaGACATGAGGCCGAGCGGGCAGGAGCGTGTCCACTTCAGCTTGATGGACACGCCGATGGAGAACGTGTCCAGCTCCCGGAGaccggggagagagagacactaccTGTCTCACCCTCAGTGGTGTGAGACTCCCAAACTGACCAAGAAGAGCGTGTCTCTGCGAAGACGACTCCTCTCATCCAAATCCGTGACCGACACAAAGACGAGCGTCTCCGGGACGCCGAGCCGCATGGACCCATACGGCGTGTCGGGATCCCTGGATGTCCTCCTGGGCGGCCCGCTCTCCTACAGCACGCTGAGGTCCGACGAGGTGGCCACGTTCTGCATGAAGCGCCGTCTGGTGTTTTCCCAAGCCGTGACGTCCACGCTGGAGGACGGGTGGGACGGGATGAGCCCCTCTCTGTCCGAGCCCGACTTGGATGAGAGCATCATCTCCGGACTGTTGCCGTCCAAGACGCCGGAGACGCCACGGGGACAAGACGGTTTCCGGACCCCTGTGACCCGCCTCGCTGCCAATCTGTCTGAGAGCCTGAGCGTGCTGAGCACTCCTTCGCACACTCCACTCTCGGGGCTGGACGTGTCCGAGGATAGCGGTTTTGGCTCGCTGCGACTGGACGGCTCGGAGGACGGCGGTGACGACAGCTCGTTCCAGGAAGGGGTGCCGCGCGTCACGCTCGGCCGAGACCGCCGCCGCTCCAAACTCGAACGCCAGCGCAGACTGTCCACGCTCAGGGAGGGCTCTCAGTCGGACgaagaggtcaaaggtcagcgTGTGAATGGGCAGGGCCTAAAGCTGGACGAAGATGTGTTTGCACAGACTCCGCCCCTCAGGAAGACGCAACGAGACCTGTCGCTCACTCCGGCTCTGCAGGCCATGGAGGCCCTCAGCCTCTCCTTCACTGTCTCACGTGACCTTGAGCAGCCAATCGGCGCCCGCCTGAACCTCTCTCACAACCTCGAGGAGCCAATCACAGCACACCTGCTGCTCTCGCACCTGATTGGACGGAGGATGGGTTTAGGGAAGATGGATGTTCTCACTGAGCTCCATGTGAGGAACCTGCACCACGTCCTGTCCTCCATCCTGCAGCTGCTCTCCGCCAAGGACATCCACAC gtgtactGAGGTGTGTGATTCCTGGAGTGATATAATCCTGCAGGACAGGAAGGCCAATCGCAGGAGGAGGAACTACGAACAAGAGCAGCATCACGCACTGgag ATGGGTAGAGCGGCTCGTGTGATGGACGCAGAGACGCGGTTAGCGTTAGTATGTCGCTCAGCTCTCAGCAGTGTTCAGGCTCAGGCTAAAACTCCCAGGGCTCGCGCACACACCCCTGCGACCGGTGGGGTTCGCGCACACACCCCTGCGACCGGTGGGGCTCGCGCACACACTCCACCCTCCACCAAACGCCAACAGTTCCTGCAG GTAGCGAAGACTCTGTTCAGTGATGAGTGTCTGCGTCCGTGTCCCCGGTGTGAACATCCTGCTCGCTGTCACTCTGTAaaagctgaaggtgtgtgtagctggagcgagtgtgtgttccATTTCTGCACTTCCTGTCTGCGGGCCTATCACGGCTCAGCTGACTGCACACGCCTTCCCAACCTGCACACACGCAGGAAGGGGCGGAGCCAGCTGTTACCAGGCAGTGCACAGAGCAAGCACAACATCAagagactgtaa